From one Culex quinquefasciatus strain JHB chromosome 3, VPISU_Cqui_1.0_pri_paternal, whole genome shotgun sequence genomic stretch:
- the LOC6044415 gene encoding glycosylphosphatidylinositol anchor biosynthesis protein 11, whose product MPATDGCRLNPSTKLYINVSVLSIALNATFFAYLIYSDRLFDIGHCWSSFVLLLLPVIELLKQQYVRKAFQLDGTVRSGTTSSSSSASKSSSGKYQAKKGANTPLKEVGGLLGILLLSMLFYGFICLILGAPLDQFEETVSLAATLTTLTVFPIGLFIGYADTVRLFFSEAFDLRTPLANSYLTLLKNNCIGVILGAWGASVVAPLDWDRPWQVYPVPNVVGAIGGAFGMAVFTLLNTAYFVVCKSGAKKGIV is encoded by the coding sequence ATGCCGGCCACGGACGGGTGCCGTTTGAACCCGTCGACCAAGCTGTACATCAACGTCAGCGTCCTATCGATCGCCCTGAACGCGACCTTTTTCGCGTATCTCATCTACTCGGACCGCCTGTTCGACATTGGCCACTGCTGGTCCTCTttcgtgctgctgctgcttccggTGATCGAACTGCTCAAGCAGCAGTACGTCCGGAAGGCCTTCCAGCTGGATGGCACGGTACGATCCGGAACGACGTCGTCGTCATCCTCCGCGTCCAAGTCTTCCTCCGGTAAGTACCAAGCGAAGAAGGGTGCCAACACTCCGCTCAAGGAGGTCGGAGGATTGCTGGGCATTCTTCTGCTGTCGATGCTCTTCTACGGATTTATCTGCCTGATTCTGGGAGCGCCGCTCGATCAGTTTGAAGAAACGGTGTCCCTTGCCGCCACCTTGACCACCCTCACCGTCTTCCCAATCGGCCTGTTCATCGGCTATGCCGACACAGTTCGCCTCTTCTTCTCGGAAGCGTTCGACCTTCGCACCCCGTTGGCGAATTCCTATCTTACGCTGCTAAAAAATAACTGCATCGGAGTAATTCTGGGCGCTTGGGGTGCGTCGGTGGTGGCACCGCTCGATTGGGACCGTCCCTGGCAGGTGTACCCGGTGCCGAATGTGGTCGGCGCCATCGGAGGAGCGTTTGGGATGGCCGTTTTTACGCTGCTCAATACGGCCTATTTCGTGGTGTGTAAGTCGGGCGCGAAGAAGGGAATCGTGTGA
- the LOC6044414 gene encoding trafficking protein particle complex subunit 8, with protein sequence MIHLTGQNLSTKEVIQNIFSPIVGSIISPQAEELCQKNNLTFVEMLQPFLRLSSDAHFRDTAGTSVSIKGLRINVCDVNWRPPQTILAKKMLNESVTSAVGEKVKGVKLEDGSFVDIPTSEPWFEQWRETFLTVQFPSDHEFTRHLLCSLIVVSSIDVNPLEVAGQLTKKIQMMQNITPPRLPKWFSADTLNCYVMLHDGCSGDIGKAQQAFEGLKSTYGDHKCFLLQINSHQGPPMECPDPWLRYLKKHQRPELTAAEIDSAPKTPQDMGPVMTMPTTVQSVSITPGGSSTTSDSLSVSGIVTGEVIAHPLSPVQEMGVELQETSSLTSSIDSLSQQTINPNVWTVESDVDIAHGTFLTAGDLDNLKHFVQDFAVRALIPYVEKLVGVLNDSISNKKGVSRSLLSATKRWFVTNKPGTGTNQNAVVYTNESTELQTRKLGDLYFMFGHYSLAFQAYHQAKRDFNADSAWQYYAGALEMAALAAFMQGTPSRKTYDYMEESIVTYLNSCKMPQFATRATLLSIECLKSAKLYQEAAKQLIRMTSEDSDLRSALLLEQAAYCYLLATPPQYRKYAFHSVLAGHRFSKSGQRKHSFRTYKQAYQIFENRGWSLAEDHIQYTIGRQAINLKKLDEASNCLAHLLRPSSLQSATQQAFFLKDFLATQKALLGKGEINDILTISLPKIVQTMTRVLVTSQPPVANPLFIPATNITIASAQIEENIWNKMEEMLVQTASKKSIMIFKPSKSLFTQESPATDNPRSVHGEPVEIAFNLENTIKPSITFEHINVLWEFRNETQAIFSNKPLFMVNEVGAEERKEIDNIVATTSVPIVHFGEYETKTISLKLTPRCIGQLRILGIVGKISSNATGTTDAPNLWGKQLFEALPIRSNAKDNRTVQFDRKLELEVLPPAPALHVSFSQCPTEVLAGEVIPIKINMTNAGVSALSDILICVDNPRYVLINPEESEVPLSIRRDLRNLVNENLGKEKEARKQYVFRAFRESEGNFINPKETKVSTIWLQAPYVKGQKSIKLLIYYGMPADYPKMKYRLVRHTWNFNVNESLLLDANCNVSNPVTNELGIDVNVRNLNQVHHPLMTEITVNEIVLYCSTYSLNPAKIVYIKNPGYQKHLVEGVGLKTNETLSLRCNLQKRPEDVRFGGDIREYISDKLSTVSIRAPDAEAVRSLPNFHATDSFLLKTETKYIRVYESSNNEEFNQIISSLDRHMTVCVNWSGHINDNGSSRDAYGQHFVQLRNLYDSAFCPPSERQQQQVTTFTHNEVVYSIYDNLDEVIPKADEALEDGWGVNNNFVAQRCFLEENMQTVELVASA encoded by the exons ATGATCCACCTCACGGGCCAGAACCTCTCCACCAAGGAGGTCATCCAGAACATTTTCTCCCCCATCGTCGGCTCCATAATCTCCCCCCAGGCGGAGGAACTATGCCAAAAGAACAACCTAACCTTCGTGGAAATGCTGCAGCCCTTTCTGCGTCTCTCCTCGGACGCCCACTTCCGAGACACCGCCGGCACCAGCGTCTCCATCAAGGGCCTCCGCATCAACGTGTGCGACGTCAACTGGCGCCCACCGCAGACCATCCTGGCGAAGAAGATGCTCAACGAGTCCGTCACGTCGGCGGTCGGAGAAAAAGTTAAGGGCGTCAAGCTCGAAGACGGTTCGTTCGTGGACATCCCGACGTCCGAGCCGTGGTTCGAGCAGTGGCGCGAGACGTTTCTGACGGTGCAGTTTCCGTCGGATCACGAGTTTACGCGGCATTTGCTGTGCTCGCTGATTGTGGTGTCGAGCATCGACGTTAATCCGCTCGAGGTGGCCGGCCAGCTGACCAAGAAGATCCAGATGATGCAGAACATTACGCCGCCACGGCTGCCCAAGTGGTTCTCGGCGGACACGTTGAACTGCTACGTGATGTTACACGACGGGTGCTCGGGGGATATTGGGAA AGCCCAGCAAGCGTTCGAGGGTCTCAAATCGACGTACGGCGACCACAAGTGCTTCCTGCTGCAGATCAACTCGCATCAGGGCCCCCCGATGGAGTGTCCCGACCCGTGGCTGCGCTATCTGAAGAAACACCAGCGGCCAGAGCTGACCGCGGCGGAGATAGACTCCGCGCCGAAGACGCCCCAGGACATGGGTCCGGTAATGACGATGCCCACGACGGTGCAGAGCGTATCGATAACGCCGGGTGGGAGCAGCACCACGTCGGATAGTCTTTCGGTGTCGGGGATTGTGACAGGGGAGGTGATCGCCCATCCGCTGAGTCCGGTTCAGGAAATGGGCGTTGAGCTGCAGGAGACTTCCAGCTTGACGTCGAGCATTGACAGTTTGTCCCAGCAGACGATCAACCCGAACGTGTGGACGGTTGAGAGTGACGTGGATATTGCGCACGGGACGTTTTTGACGGCTGGGGATTTGGACAACTTGAAGCACTTTGTGCAGGACTTTGCCGTGAGGGCGTTGATTCCGTACGTGGAGAAGTTGGTTGGGGTGTTGAACGATTCTATTTCGAATAAGAAGGGCGTTAGTCGGTCATTGCTGAGCGCTACTAAGCGGTGGTTTGTGACGAACAAGCCGGGAACTGGGACCAACCAGAATGCAGTGGTGTACACGAACGAATCGACGGAGCTGCAGACGCGGAAGTTGGGCGATCTGTACTTTATGTTCGGTCATTACTCGCTGGCATTCCAGGCGTATCATCAAGCGAAGCGAGACTTCAACGCGGATTCCGCTTGGCAGTATTACGCTGGAGCGCTGGAAATGGCTGCGCTGGCAGCGTTCATGCAGGGAACGCCAAGCCGCAAGACATACGACTACATGGAGGAATCGATTGTAACATATTTGAACAGCTGTAAGATGCCTCAGTTTGCAACTCGAGCGACCTTGCTTTCGATCGAGTGCTTGAAGTCTGCCAAACTGTATCAGGAGGCTGCGAAGCAACTCATCCGCATGACCAGTGAAGACTCGGATCTGCGATCGGCACTGCTTTTGGAGCAGGCGGCTTACTGCTACCTGCTTGCGACTCCTCCCCAGTATCGCAAGTACGCCTTCCATTCCGTACTGGCAGGTCATCGATTCTCCAAGTCCGGTCAACGGAAGCATTCCTTCAGGACGTACAAGCAAGCCTACCAGATATTCGAAAACCGAGGCTGGAGCCTAGCTGAAGATCACATCCAATACAcgatcggtagacaagctatcAACCTGAAGAAGCTGGACGAAGCCAGCAATTGCTTGGCCCATCTACTACGACCTTCCAGCTTACAGAGCGCCACTCAGCAAGCGTTCTTCTTGAAGGATTTCCTCGCTACCCAGAAGGCACTGCTGGGCAAAGGAGAAATCAACGACATCCTCACGATTTCCCTGCCGAAAATAGTCCAAACCATGACGCGCGTTCTCGTAACGTCTCAACCTCCGGTAGCGAACCCACTGTTTATCCCAGCCACCAACATCACGATCGCGTccgcgcaaatcgaagagaacATCTGGAACAAGATGGAGGAGATGCTGGTTCAAACGGCCTCCAAGAAGTCCATCATGATCTTCAAGCCGAGCAAGTCGCTGTTCACGCAGGAATCACCGGCGACGGACAACCCGCGCAGCGTGCACGGCGAACCGGTCGAGATTGCGTTCAACCTGGAGAACACGATCAAGCCATCGATCACGTTCGAACATATCAACGTGTTGTGGGAATTTAGAAACGAAACGCAGGCTATCTTCTCCAACAAACCTTTGTTTATGGTAAACGAAGTGGGCGCTGAAGAGCGCAAAGAGATCGACAACATCGTGGCGACCACGTCGGTTCCGATCGTACACTTTGGCGAGTACGAAACCAAGACGATCTCGTTGAAGCTGACTCCGCGATGCATCGGGCAGCTTCGCATTCTGGGGATCGTCGGCAAAATATCATCGAACGCTACCGGAACCACTGATGCTCCCAATCTCTGGGGTAAGCAGCTGTTCGAAGCACTGCCAATTCGTAGCAACGCCAAGGACAACCGCACGGTACAGTTCGATCGCAAGCTCGAGCTCGAAGTTCTTCCCCCGGCTCCAGCTCTTCACGTCAGCTTCTCGCAGTGTCCCACCGAAGTCCTCGCCGGCGAGGTGATCCCGATCAAGATCAACATGACCAACGCGGGTGTTTCCGCGCTAAGCGACATCCTGATCTGCGTCGATAACCCACGGTACGTGCTGATCAATCCGGAAGAGTCCGAAGTTCCGCTTTCGATTAGAAGGGATTTGCGTAACTTGGTCAACGAAAACCTCGGCAAGGAGAAGGAAGCTCGCAAGCAATACGTGTTCCGGGCGTTCCGTGAGTCCGAAGGAAATTTCATCAACCCGAAAGAGACCAAGGTTAGCACCATCTGGCTGCAGGCTCCGTACGTCAAGGGCCAGAAGAGCATCAAGCTGCTGATTTACTACGGAATGCCGGCGGATTACCCGAAGATGAA ATACCGCCTCGTTCGACACACCTGGAACTTCAACGTGAACGAGTCCCTGCTGCTGGACGCCAACTGCAACGTCAGTAATCCCGTCACCAACGAGCTCGGCATCGATGTGAACGTGCGCAATTTGAACCAGGTGCACCATCCGCTCATGACGGAGATCACCGTGAACGAGATCGTGCTGTACTGCTCGACGTACTCGCTCAACCCGGCCAAGATTGTTT ACATCAAAAACCCCGGCTACCAGAAGCACCTCGTCGAAGGCGTCGGCCTCAAGACGAACGAAACGCTCAGCCTGCGCTGCAACCTCCAGAAACGGCCCGAGGACGTCCGCTTCGGCGGCGACATCCGCGAGTACATCAGCGACAAGCTGTCGACCGTCTCAATTCGGGCGCCGGATGCCGAAGCCGTGCGCAGCCTGCCCAACTTCCATGCGACGGACAGCTTCCTGCTCAAGACGGAAACCAAGTACATCCGGGTGTACGAGAGCAGCAACAACGAAGAGTTCAATCAGATCATCTCCAGCCTGGACCGGCACATGACGGTGTGCGTCAACTGGAGCGGCCACATCAACGACAACGGGTCGTCGCGGGACGCGTACGGGCAGCACTTTGTGCAGCTGCGGAATCTCTACGATTC CGCCTTCTGTCCACCGTCggaacggcagcagcagcaggtgacAACTTTCACCCACAACGAGGTAGTCTACAGTATCTACGACAACCTGGACGAGGTCATTCCGAAGGCTGATGAAGCACTGGAGGACGGATGGGGAGTTAATAACAA ctTTGTTGCGCAGCGTTGCTTCCTGGAGGAGAACATGCAAACGGTGGAACTTGTAGCGAGTGCATAA
- the LOC6053439 gene encoding LOW QUALITY PROTEIN: mitochondrial carrier homolog 2 (The sequence of the model RefSeq protein was modified relative to this genomic sequence to represent the inferred CDS: inserted 1 base in 1 codon): MPTMLERDDNETEYEVNEWMRFGLRLGVSTALHPFEYAKVLMQIGFEPIAPXPGRTLFGNPTMILPNVFQYAAYIKQVDGFAGCFRGLSAKILGNLLSAHYSERIADELGLEACEGKRGKKKDDRVESELDDDDDGAALDDKFKKQLKRNLVVHTAGVIISQPFHVISIRMMAQFVGRERIYSGLWQSIREIWTQDGLFGFFTGFVPRLLCDLGCLVISSSATYLASKYLIREAEGRVYFSSISQFVVSSMFYPYHVVSTCMIVNGSRLRAGSLPNMEPYRDWRDCYAKLRAAGNHKRGNSLFFRYAASRPTKISQAGAGFAPYPELKKF; the protein is encoded by the exons ATGCCGACAATGCTGGAACGGGACGATAACGAGACCGAGTACGAGGTCAACGAGTGGATGCGCTTCGGGTTACGGCTCGGAGTGTCCACCGCACTGCATCCCTTCGAGTACGCCAAGGTGCTGATGCAG ATTGGCTTCGAACCGATTGCCC TGCCGGGACGGACCCTGTTCGGGAATCCGACCATGATCCTGCCCAACGTGTTCCAGTATG CGGCCTACATCAAACAGGTGGATGGATTCGCGGGTTGCTTCCGCGGACTTAGTGCGAAGATCCTGGGAAACCTGCTGAGCGCGCACTACAGCGAACGGATCGCTGACGAGCTGGGCTTGGAGGCTTGCGAGGGCAAGCGAGGCAAGAAGAAAGACGACCGCGTCGAGTCGGAActggacgacgacgatgacggggCCGCGTTGGACGATAAGTTCAAGAAGCAGCTGAAGCGCAACCTCGTGGTCCACACGGCCGGCGTGATCATCTCGCAGCCGTTCCACGTCATCTCGATCCGGATGATGGCCCAGTTTGTGGGCCGCGAGCGCATCTACAGCGGGCTGTGGCAATCGATTCGGGAAATTTGGACCCAGGACGGACTGTTTGGGTTCTTCACTGGGTTCGTGCCGCGTTTGCTGTGCGACCTGGGCTGCCTAGTCATCTCCAGCTCGGCCACGTACCTCGCGAGCAAGTACCTGATCCGGGAAGCCGAGGGCCGAGTGTACTTCTCGAGCATCTCGCAGTTTGTCGTGTCGAGCATGTTCTACCCGTATCACGTGGTGTCAACCTGCATGATCGTCAACGGGTCACGGCTGCGAGCCGGCAGCCTACCGAACATGGAACCGTACCGCGACTGGCGCGATTGCTACGCCAAGCTCAGGGCCGCTGGCAACCACAAGCGGGGCAATTCGCTCTTCTTTAG ATACGCGGCGTCTCGTCCCACCAAAATATCCCAGGCCGGTGCCGGATTCGCACCCTATCCGGAACTGAAAAAGTTCTAG